CGCCGTATTGTTCGTAGAAGCGAAGACGCTTTTGGTTCTCTTTCAATAGGGCCGTATCCGGGCAAAGGCTTGCTTCGTCGGGCAGGCATTCGAAAAAAAGCCCGGCTGTTCCCAGTGCATCGGCTTCCTGCCGGACGCGCTCATACAGGGCGCCCCCGACGCCGCTGCGAATGTCCGCGGTGGCGATCCAGTCGAGATAGCAAAACCCGATGTCCGGCTCATAGAGGACAAGCGCAAATCCCAACACCCGGTTTCGAAGATTTTCGGCGACGAACAGAACGCTTCGAAAGCGCTGCTTAAAGGGATTGCGCAGTTTTTCGCCGATGCTTTCAATTTCTTCCTCTGGCACTGAGCTGAACCTGAACCGAAGAATGTCCTTTACCTGGCGAAGCGTATCCACATTGCCGGGAAGGACATCATCATAAATGCGTCGTATGCGGATCATTTGGGACCCCCATTTTCTCGATCCGCAACCATGAGGATGCGTTCGACGGCCGCCCAAAACGGAATTCCCGCCTGCGCCAGGGCCGCGGCAAAGCCGGCGTCCGGCGAAAGGCACGGGTTGGCGTTGACTTCAAGAATCCATGGCGCACGGTTTGAATCGACACGAAAGTCCACCCGGGCATATCCTTTCAACCCGAAGCAGTGCCAGGCGGACAAGGCCTTTTCTGCCAGCGTTTTTAGAAGCGGCCGGTCCTCGGGCGCAAAGGTGAAGCGCCGAGGCGTGTGCGAGTATTCATAAGCAGTTGAATCCCATTTGGCCCGATACCCGACGATGCGGGGTTTCTCCGGCCCGTACCCCATAAATTGAATTTCCGCGGGCGGTAGCACCACCGGTCCATCCGGTCCGTCCAGCACCGAGAGGTTGAACTCGCGTCCCTCGATAAAGGTTTCGGCAAAGCACGCGCCGCCAAGATCCGTTGCCCGGGTGGCCATTTCAGCCACCACCGCATCGGCTGAAACTCCGCTTAGAAGTCCGTCTTCATCCAGACCGATGGAGGCGTGCTCCCAGACGGATTTGATGATCCAGGTCTTGGCCTCAATTTCTTGCGCTATGCCGGGTTTTTGAATGGGACTTTCCGTTGCCGGATAGGGGCCGAGCCAGTCCGGGGTCGGCAACCCGCTGGCGCGCATAACGGTTTTCGCCATGATTTTGTTTGAAGAAAGCATCATGGCGTCGGCTTGAGCGCCGGTGAAGGGGAAATGGTTCGCTGCCAGGAAAAAGGGCACCAGGTGAATCAGCGCACCGCTTTGCCCAAGGGATTCTACCAGGTTAAAGACCATGTTCGGCGCTGCGTGGGAAAGCCGCTGCTTGAGTGCGGACAAATTAAGATCACAGGGAAGCACCACCGCATCGTGGCCCAGGTGCTCTAACGCGTCGCTGATGGCCGCAACCTGGGCCAGCACGTCTTTCTCATCCGGTGCGCTTTCATCAAGAATCGCGTTGTGAAGGATGGTTACGCGCATGATGATTATCTCATTTTGCTCGCCGGAATGCGGCTCATGGCCGAAGATAGAATTCGCTCGATCAGGGTTCGATAGGAAATTCCGATCAGACCGCAAAGGATGGGCAGATCCGAGTGCTCGGGATGCAGTCCGGCCAGGGGGTTTACTTCCATGAAAAGGGGGTTCCCCTTTTCATCGCACCGAAGATCGATGCGACCGCCGTCCCGACATCCCAGGGCGCGCCAAGCTTCAAGGGAGACTTCTTCGGCCGTCTTGACGGTGATATCCGCATCGGCAGGAACCAGTCGATAGGTGACCCGTTCCTCGCTTTGCTCCTTATTGACATAAGAGTAAACGCCGGCCTCCGCTTTTTCACCGAGGAGCACTTCCATGGTGCCGAGCGTTACGGCGTCTTTTCCGGTGCCGATGATGCCCACCGTGAATTCCCGCCCCGGCAGATACGGCTCAAGCAGCACGGGCTGGCGGAAGACATCTATCATTTGGGCGCACGCCGGCTTTACCCGTTCTGCTTGCCGGATAATGGAAGCGGGGCTAACGCCTTTGCCGGTTCCCTCGGCGACGGGCTTGATAAAATAGGGCGGTGAAAAGGGAATGTGAATATCATCCGCGGCGTATTCCACCACCACAAAATCCGATGTGGGGATACCGTTATCCCGCAGAATTCGTTTGGTCATGCCCTTATGTAAGGTAAGGCTCATGACCAGCGGATCGGAGAAGGTATAGGGGATTCCATAAAGATCCAAAATGGCGGGCACCTGGGCTTCCCGGCCGCTGCCGGAAAGCCCTTCGGCAATGTTAAACACCATATCCCATCGGTCGCCGGCCGCGAGCCGTTCGGTGAGCTTGCGGCCGGTTCCGATTCGATCGGTTCGATGACCCAGGGAACGAAGCGTGTCTTCGAGGGCCGTGATGGTATCGTCCCGGTCGAACTCGGCCGTTTCGTCTTCGCTATAGCCCATGGCGAGGTATTCGGAACGAAGGTCATACGTTAATCCGATGATCAATGAACGTGTTCTCCCAATCCGTCTTCAGTTGCGGTGTCGGGGTATCGAAACACCCGGTTTTCATAATTGCTCAGCAGCAGATTCCCCTCAGCCCGGCCGACCCGGTATTCGGGCAATAACGGAATCTTCCCGCCGCCCCCCGGTGCATCCACCACATAGGTGGGCACGGCGTATCCGCTGATAAAGCCTCTTAAGCCTCGAATGATATCGAGTCCCTTTTGAATGGGGGTGCGGAAATGGCCCGACCCGGTGATGGGATCGCACTGGTACAGGTAATAAGGCCGAACCCGCATTTTCAGCAGATGGTAGACCAGCTCCCGCATGGTGTCAACCTGATCATTGATGCCTTTTAAAAGCACGGTCTGCGAGCCTAAGGGAATACCGGCATCCGCCAGCATGCCGCAGGCCCGGTATGTTTCGGGCGTGCCCTCGTCCGGATGCGTGAAATGAAGGCTCATCCAGAGGGGATGATGTTTTTTGAGCATGCGTGTCAGTTTGGGCGTAATCCGCTGGGGCAGCACCGCCGGCACCTTGGTCCCGATGCGAATGATGTCCAGGTGCGGAATGCGCCGCAACCGGGTCAGCAGCCAGTCGAGCCGGTCGTCATTCAGGGTCAGCGGGTCTCCGCCCGACAAAATAACATCGTGAATGGCCGGGGTGGCGGCAATATAGTCGATGGCGCGCTCCAGGCGCTTTTTGCTCGGGAAAATGCTTCGTTTGCCCACGACCCGGCTGCGGGTGCAGTACCGGCAATAGGTGGAGCAAAAGTCGAGCACGAGCAGCAGGGCGCGGTCCGGATACCGGTGCACCAGTCCCGGAACCGGGCTCTGAGCTTCTTCGTGAAGCGGATCATCGGCCTCGCAAGGCATTCGCAAAAACTCGCCGGTCGTCGGAATCACGGTCCGTCGTAGCGGTTGCAACGCATCCTGCCGGGAAATCAAGCTGGCGTAATAGGGGGTGATCCCCAGCGGCAGCTTGTTTTCGGGTTGGGACAATGCGATTCTTTCGTCCTCGGACAAGGTGATCAGGGTTTCCAGATGCGGCAGTTTATTAATCCGGTTGCCGATCTGCCATTGCCAATCGTTCCATTGTTTGTCTGAAATGTCGGGGTAAAAGCGTTTTCGGAAATCGCGGGTCTTGGCGGTTGAACGGGTTTGTCGGGGCGCCCTGGCCGTGGGGGCTGTATCCAGGTTGATAATGGATACAATGGCCGGTGCCGGCACGGAATAGAGCGCTGAACTCGGAGGTTCCTCAACTTTCTCGTCGGACTGATCTTCCACGCTGGGTTCAATTTGCATGAGCGTTTGCATGATTTTTCCCTTTGACTGAGCAATTGTAACGGTTATGGTCGCGGCCTGGTTTTTAAGGCCTTTTTTGGTTTCTACCTCACCCGCAAAGCAAGACACATGCCAATTTTGCAACTAATTGTATTATATTGTAATTAATGTAAAAGCCCCTTATTTACGAACTCCGGGTTCCGGTTTCTTCATTTGCCTGTTTATGAGGCATGCGCGAGGGCGATATGCTGATCGGTCCGGTCAGAGGGTCGAAAGCGCCTATTCAATAGGGCGTTAACGCAAGAAGATGATATAAAACGGCTTGTTGGATCGAACCTGTCTCCATAAGGCCAATGAATGCGTTTGTTTATTGATAGTTGAGGGGCTGATAAGCCCAAACGAAATTCCTGGGGACATCCCATCAGGGCCATTTCGTGCTCACCGGCCGAATTGGGTCTTTGGAAAATCGGAATATTGGGGGCTTTTTAAGAGTCAACCCATTTAAATTAAATGATATTGTTTGTTACAGAACATAGAGTTCCGCTTATGGCTGGTTTGCGGATAAAACGGAACTGTCATATCTTTTTTAATCGGTATCGGTGCGGCGGAAGAATATCAACGCACAATTGTTTTTTTGATAGCATTTCCAATGGGATGTTGTCCCCATCACCATGCGGAGCATTGAGAATAAGCGATTTTTGCTTTGATGCGGGTAGCCGGAATGTGCTGGACGAGGCCCTAAGGGCGCGGTGAGCGAATTCATTTTCCGGACTTTTGGTGGTAGCCTTTGGCACGAAAGAGCGTATATCACTGGAGAAGGTCGGTGGCTGCCAAGCAGTCCAGCCGCCCAGCTTAAGGCCTTGCCGGGTTAGGCCCTTTACCAGAAACAGGCACGCTTTTGCGTGTATATTTGCCGAAGGTGAAAGATGGCTTGTATGCATCCCAGCATCCCAGCATCCGGCTTTGCCGGATTAGGCTATCAAAATCATGCCGGTCCAGGTGATCTTGTCGGCATGAAATTTTCCGTCCAAATCAAGGCGCTCAAGCAACGCGATCACGTCTATCCCCAATGCTTCCATTGAGGTCCTTGCTCGGGACGGATATGGGCAAGGTTTTCCCATAAAGCCCGCGCAGGGATTGCATCGTTCACAGCTGCCACCGATCAGACCCATAAGGGTGGAAATCCCCATCTCTTTTTGAAGATATCGTTCTGTTTCTAGTATGATGTCGTGCAGCGTTCGCTTTGTTGCGTTCAGTCCGACGGTATCCGTTTCGACATTCAGGCCCTTTGAATATTGAATGAGAATTGCGTCGGTAAATGTGCTTATTTTTTCCGCAGCCTCAGGGATTGTCCCGACGAATGGGGGACACATCAGGTGGTTGCCGTAGCACCCGCATTTATTTTCGGTGCAAAATCGCCTTATTTTTTCTTCCGGCACAAGGAGGCGTGCGCTTGGAATGAATTGGCAGAGTGTGGCGCCTAATTTTCGTATTTGCGCACAGAGGGTGTCGCAGTTCAGGTCACGAGTCGTCTCGCTGGACATCGTTACCCCTTCGTCGGCGGGACGATAATAACCGGTACCGGGGAGAGTCTTAATACTTCCAGGATAACCTTGGAGACGGACTTGTCCGAACGCCTGTTTTTATGGGCGCTGAGAATGATCAAATCGCTTTCCAGTTCTTGTGCGGTCGAAAGAATTCCGTTTACCACGTCGCCTTTTTTGACGATAATTTCATCGGGCCGCAAAAAACAGCCGGGGCGGCTGCTCATCGAGTCCTGCCAATATCCGGACAGCGTGGAATGGATAATTTCGCTTTCTTTGCGTTTGCCGATCAGGATTGATCGGGTATCTTTTTCATGCTCCCGTAGAATCTGTTCATAGCGCTCTTCCCCCAGCATGTTTTTGACCTGCATTTCCGTGCTGATGGGGGGTGTTTCAATGATATGAAGCAACGTGATGTTCCCTTGGCATGCTACGGCAAGATTGATCGCATAACCATAAGAATTCCGGCACTCTTTTGACAGATCCGTTGCAAAAAGTATTTTTTTGATATCATGTTCCATAACTTACCTCGATTCAAAGGGTCCCGTTGTGCTTTGATGGCGCATCAGCCGGATTATGTCAGTGCGGCTGTATTCCGAAAAAATATATTTTTGGAATTATAAGCACACCCCACGATTTTTTGGAATAAAAAAGTAGGACGATTTTGTACTGCATTCCCCGCAACATGGGGCGCCGCGCAGCGGTGAAAATGAGGGTGCCACCGCCGTGCCGTGCTGAATACGGTCTATTGCCGATATTCAGATGGGTTCATTGAATTGACATTTCAGCGTTACCACGTTTGCATCATGCGTGCTGCGGATTTTATATGGCAGCGTGTTAAATAACCGGAGCATGCCGGTGTTCGTGGGGGATGTGTACGCTATCAGTCCGGCAATGCCGTTTTCCCTGGCCGCTTTTGCCAGCTTGGCGATCAGAATTTTCCCCAGACCACACCCTTGCCAGTCCTTGCTAACGGAAAACGCTATTTCCGCCATGTTGTTGGATTCCTCAAACAGATAGGTTCCGACGGCCACGGCGCGTTGAAACCCGATTTCACCCACCAATCCCACAATGGTCAAATCCTTCACATAATCTATGCGATATACGCCTTCCAGGTCATTTCTGAGAAAACGGGTTCTTTCATGAAAAAAGCGGGACACCACATCCTCTCGGTCCAGTTCATAGAAATGCTCCTGAATTCGCCTGACATCCACGGGTTTGGCGGCGCGGAAATTGACACGTTGGCCCTTGATTTCCAGTGCTTCAACCAAGTGACTCGGATAGACGCCTTGAAGGGATTCGGAAAGACTGATGGTGGGGCTCAGCAGTTCCATTTCTTTGGCTTTTGCAAACAACTCGTCTCTGAAATCGGGGTGCGCCAGTGAAATCATCGCCAGGGCGCGCTCTTGAAGGCTTTTTCCAAACAGCCGCACCATGCCGAATTCACTCACCACATAGTCCACATCGCCTCTGGGAACCACTACCGCTAAATCCTTAAGTTGGGGGACGATCCGGCTTTCCTTGCCCTGCTTGGCCGTGGCGGGGAGAATTAAAATCGATTTACCGCCCTCGGAGCGGACCGCGCCGCGCACAAAGTCGAGCATGCCGGTCACGCCGATGTAATTATTGTGCCGAAAGGCGTCGGCCGCAACTTGTCCTGTCAAATCAATGGCTTCCGCGACGCAAACCGATACCATCTTGTGGTGACGGGCGATGATATCCGGGTCGTTCACATAATCGGAGGGCTGAAAATCGATGGACAGATTGCTGTTTAAAAATTCATATAGATCCGGGCTTCCCATGGCGCTGGAGGCGACGATACGGCCCTCGTTGTATCCTTTTTTCCGGTTGGTGATCACGCCTTCGGCCACCAGCCGCATGATGGCGTCCGTAATGCATTCGGTGTGAATCCCCAAATCATTTTTGTTGCGAAGCCCCAGCAGGGTTTTTTGAGGAGCGGCGCCGGGATCGATGTGCAGGGTCGAGCCGTCTTCGATGAGCCTTGCCGTTTCAAGGGAGATGGCTTCCGCTGTCGCCATATCCGGCGCGGGCGCCGGCGTGAGCAACGGTTCGTCATATTCCACAATGCTGTTGACATCGTTTACATGAATAAAGCTTCGACCAATAATCCGTGGCATGAGTGAGTTGACCTGTGCGATGACAATGTCCGCGGATTGGGCTGCCGCCAGCGTGATATCCACGGATATTCCCAGGCTCATCCAGCCGAAATCGTCGGGCGGGCTGACTTGTATCAATGCCACGTGAATGGGCATTCGGCGGCTTTTAAACAAGCGCGGCACCGCGCTGAGGTTAATGGGGGTAAAAAACCGCCGGTTGGCGGCAAAGGATTGCGGTGCCGCAGACCCCAGGTATAGGCAGCGAATATTCAACGCCTGGTCTCCGCTGGCATGAGCGATCATGGACAACGAGGTGCTCTCCTGGCTCATCATCCGGACAATTTCAAGGTCTGTGAAATGATTTGCTTTTTCGGCCAGGCACTTGACCAGATATTGCGGCTCGCCGCAGGTGGAGCCGATAAAGACCCGTTGACCCGGTTTTATCAGGGCGATGGCGGCCGGCCCTGTTTTTTGTTTGATGACATACTCATCTGCCCAGTAAGTGGCTTTGGTCATTATCGTATCCTCCAAACACGGTGGCTTTCCGTGAACGGACTTAGAAAAAGAGAATGGGGGCATTAGTGCGCTGAAGCACCGGCTTTCAGCGCGTCAATAGAAGCTTGTAACAGCATGTCCTTGCCTTTGAGACGGTCAGTCAGCACATGGGTAATATCGTCCATCGTGCAATAAAGCGGTGCAGTGTTAAAATCGGCTTTCAAGAAAAGAGATAAGGTAAACCCGAGCATGATCAGATTGATGGCCCGGGGATTGTCTATATTTTGAGCCAGTAAATCCGCATTCAGATGATGGGCGCATAGACCGGAAGTCTTCTTTGTTGAAGCGCTGCTGTTGACCGCAGCCCATGCGCCGGGCTTAAGATAGCCGCTGTGCTGATCAAGGCTCTCCGCTTTAAGGGCGATAAGGCCATCCGCTTCTCCGGGCCGGATAAGGGGGCTGGCGAATGGCCCCACCTTAAGGTGCGAGATTACTGTTCCTCCCCGTTGGGCCATTCCGTGGGTTTCAGCGGTAAATACCGGAAACCCTTTGCGGATAGCCGCTTCGGCCATCAATTGGGTAATGAAAAGCACTCCCTGCCCCCCCACGCCGCTGATAACAATCTGATACGGTACCCTATCTTTCATCGGTAGTGATGGTTACCCCTGTTCCGTTTTCTTCTTTTGAATAGCCCCCTTGGGGCAGACATTCAGGCATACGCCGCATTCGTTACACACCAGCGGATCGATGAAGGTCCGGCCGGTGTGCGCGTTATGAATGAGGGCCGGACACTCAAAATGCTGACGGCAAAACCCGCAGCCG
This Desulfobacterales bacterium DNA region includes the following protein-coding sequences:
- a CDS encoding D-alanine--D-alanine ligase; the encoded protein is MRVTILHNAILDESAPDEKDVLAQVAAISDALEHLGHDAVVLPCDLNLSALKQRLSHAAPNMVFNLVESLGQSGALIHLVPFFLAANHFPFTGAQADAMMLSSNKIMAKTVMRASGLPTPDWLGPYPATESPIQKPGIAQEIEAKTWIIKSVWEHASIGLDEDGLLSGVSADAVVAEMATRATDLGGACFAETFIEGREFNLSVLDGPDGPVVLPPAEIQFMGYGPEKPRIVGYRAKWDSTAYEYSHTPRRFTFAPEDRPLLKTLAEKALSAWHCFGLKGYARVDFRVDSNRAPWILEVNANPCLSPDAGFAAALAQAGIPFWAAVERILMVADRENGGPK
- a CDS encoding D-alanine--D-alanine ligase, whose translation is MIIGLTYDLRSEYLAMGYSEDETAEFDRDDTITALEDTLRSLGHRTDRIGTGRKLTERLAAGDRWDMVFNIAEGLSGSGREAQVPAILDLYGIPYTFSDPLVMSLTLHKGMTKRILRDNGIPTSDFVVVEYAADDIHIPFSPPYFIKPVAEGTGKGVSPASIIRQAERVKPACAQMIDVFRQPVLLEPYLPGREFTVGIIGTGKDAVTLGTMEVLLGEKAEAGVYSYVNKEQSEERVTYRLVPADADITVKTAEEVSLEAWRALGCRDGGRIDLRCDEKGNPLFMEVNPLAGLHPEHSDLPILCGLIGISYRTLIERILSSAMSRIPASKMR
- a CDS encoding KamA family radical SAM protein, producing the protein MQTLMQIEPSVEDQSDEKVEEPPSSALYSVPAPAIVSIINLDTAPTARAPRQTRSTAKTRDFRKRFYPDISDKQWNDWQWQIGNRINKLPHLETLITLSEDERIALSQPENKLPLGITPYYASLISRQDALQPLRRTVIPTTGEFLRMPCEADDPLHEEAQSPVPGLVHRYPDRALLLVLDFCSTYCRYCTRSRVVGKRSIFPSKKRLERAIDYIAATPAIHDVILSGGDPLTLNDDRLDWLLTRLRRIPHLDIIRIGTKVPAVLPQRITPKLTRMLKKHHPLWMSLHFTHPDEGTPETYRACGMLADAGIPLGSQTVLLKGINDQVDTMRELVYHLLKMRVRPYYLYQCDPITGSGHFRTPIQKGLDIIRGLRGFISGYAVPTYVVDAPGGGGKIPLLPEYRVGRAEGNLLLSNYENRVFRYPDTATEDGLGEHVH
- a CDS encoding DUF2284 domain-containing protein, producing MSSETTRDLNCDTLCAQIRKLGATLCQFIPSARLLVPEEKIRRFCTENKCGCYGNHLMCPPFVGTIPEAAEKISTFTDAILIQYSKGLNVETDTVGLNATKRTLHDIILETERYLQKEMGISTLMGLIGGSCERCNPCAGFMGKPCPYPSRARTSMEALGIDVIALLERLDLDGKFHADKITWTGMILIA
- a CDS encoding universal stress protein is translated as MEHDIKKILFATDLSKECRNSYGYAINLAVACQGNITLLHIIETPPISTEMQVKNMLGEERYEQILREHEKDTRSILIGKRKESEIIHSTLSGYWQDSMSSRPGCFLRPDEIIVKKGDVVNGILSTAQELESDLIILSAHKNRRSDKSVSKVILEVLRLSPVPVIIVPPTKG
- a CDS encoding GNAT family N-acetyltransferase → MTKATYWADEYVIKQKTGPAAIALIKPGQRVFIGSTCGEPQYLVKCLAEKANHFTDLEIVRMMSQESTSLSMIAHASGDQALNIRCLYLGSAAPQSFAANRRFFTPINLSAVPRLFKSRRMPIHVALIQVSPPDDFGWMSLGISVDITLAAAQSADIVIAQVNSLMPRIIGRSFIHVNDVNSIVEYDEPLLTPAPAPDMATAEAISLETARLIEDGSTLHIDPGAAPQKTLLGLRNKNDLGIHTECITDAIMRLVAEGVITNRKKGYNEGRIVASSAMGSPDLYEFLNSNLSIDFQPSDYVNDPDIIARHHKMVSVCVAEAIDLTGQVAADAFRHNNYIGVTGMLDFVRGAVRSEGGKSILILPATAKQGKESRIVPQLKDLAVVVPRGDVDYVVSEFGMVRLFGKSLQERALAMISLAHPDFRDELFAKAKEMELLSPTISLSESLQGVYPSHLVEALEIKGQRVNFRAAKPVDVRRIQEHFYELDREDVVSRFFHERTRFLRNDLEGVYRIDYVKDLTIVGLVGEIGFQRAVAVGTYLFEESNNMAEIAFSVSKDWQGCGLGKILIAKLAKAARENGIAGLIAYTSPTNTGMLRLFNTLPYKIRSTHDANVVTLKCQFNEPI
- a CDS encoding 2-oxoacid:acceptor oxidoreductase family protein is translated as MKDRVPYQIVISGVGGQGVLFITQLMAEAAIRKGFPVFTAETHGMAQRGGTVISHLKVGPFASPLIRPGEADGLIALKAESLDQHSGYLKPGAWAAVNSSASTKKTSGLCAHHLNADLLAQNIDNPRAINLIMLGFTLSLFLKADFNTAPLYCTMDDITHVLTDRLKGKDMLLQASIDALKAGASAH